One segment of Ricinus communis isolate WT05 ecotype wild-type chromosome 8, ASM1957865v1, whole genome shotgun sequence DNA contains the following:
- the LOC8264024 gene encoding uncharacterized protein YKR070W isoform X2 → MRLQKIASVLKNRNRKQQLFTTAFSRSFSQLLSQSQRGSFGIAFDIDGVILRGESPIGASPRALQRLYHPSGALRIPFIFLTNGGGFRESKRAMELSTLLGVHISPLQVVQGHTPFKQLVNRFENEFVVAVGKGEPAAVMSEYGFKNVLSIDEYTSYFDGIDPLAQYKTWTIKQTAKHSSTSEQTTTGDQIHSQRVQAAFIVSDSVDWSRDIQVLCDILRTGGLPGREIGHQPHLYFASDDLAYQAAFPSERLGMGAFRIALESVFNRIHPKPLEYTSFGKPNPFVFKNAETVLKQLSSLHCGTDPMDHMNAEIHHFTTLYMIGDNPSVDIRGARQAGRPWFSILTRTGVFKGTENYTEFPADLVVNTVEDAVDYILRKECT, encoded by the exons atgagaCTGCAAAAAATAGCTTCGGTCCTCAAGAACCGCAACAGAAAGCAGCAGCTCTTCACCACTGCGTTTTCACGCTCTTTTTCTCAACTTCTCTCGCAATCTCAAAg AGGTTCATTTGGCATCGCGTTTGATATCGATGGTGTCATTCTTCGTGGCGAATCTCCAATCGGAGCTTCTCCTCGAGCTCTTCAACGATTATATCACCCTTCCG GTGCTTTGAGGattcctttcattttcttgacCAATG GAGGTGGCTTTCGTGAATCTAAAAGAGCAATGGAGTTAAGTACGCTTCTAGGCGTCCATATTTCACCTTTGCAG GTTGTACAGGGTCACACACCTTTTAAACAGCTGGTGAATAG ATTTGAGAACGAATTTGTTGTTGCTGTGGGCAAAGGAGAACCTGCTGCAGTGATGTCTGAATATGGATTTAA AAATGTTCTCTCAATAGATGAATATACATCTTATTTTGATGGCATTGATCCACTAGCACAATATAAGACATGGACAATTAAGCAGACTGCAAAGCATAGTAGTACTTCGGAGCAGACGACTACAGGAGACCAAATCCACTCACAGAGGGTTCAGGCAGCATTTATTGTTAGTGATTCTGTTGACTGGAGCAGAGACATTCAG GTCCTGTGTGATATTTTAAGAACCGGAGGTCTCCCTGGCAGGGAGATTGGACACCAACCACACTTGTATTTTGCAAGTGATGACCTTGCTTACCAG GCTGCTTTTCCTTCAGAGCGCCTTGGCATGGGAGCTTTCAGAATTGCACTAGAATCAGTATTCAATAG AATTCACCCTAAACCTCTAGAGTACACTTCTTTTGGAAAGCCAAATCCGTTTGTATTCAAGAATGCTGAAACTGTTTTAAAGCAGCTTTCATCTCTTCATTGTGGTACTGATCCTATGGATCATATGAATGCTGAAATTCATCATTTTACTACACTATATATGATAGGAGACAATCCTTCAGTTGACATTAGAGGTGCAAGACAG GCTGGACGTCCCTGGTTTTCTATCTTGACAAGGACAGGGGTTTTCAAGGGAACAGAAAACTATACTGAGTTTCCGGCAGATCTG GTTGTTAACACTGTAGAAGATGCTGTGGACTATATTTTGAGAAAGGAGTGCACCTAG
- the LOC8264024 gene encoding uncharacterized protein YKR070W isoform X1: MRLQKIASVLKNRNRKQQLFTTAFSRSFSQLLSQSQSRGSFGIAFDIDGVILRGESPIGASPRALQRLYHPSGALRIPFIFLTNGGGFRESKRAMELSTLLGVHISPLQVVQGHTPFKQLVNRFENEFVVAVGKGEPAAVMSEYGFKNVLSIDEYTSYFDGIDPLAQYKTWTIKQTAKHSSTSEQTTTGDQIHSQRVQAAFIVSDSVDWSRDIQVLCDILRTGGLPGREIGHQPHLYFASDDLAYQAAFPSERLGMGAFRIALESVFNRIHPKPLEYTSFGKPNPFVFKNAETVLKQLSSLHCGTDPMDHMNAEIHHFTTLYMIGDNPSVDIRGARQAGRPWFSILTRTGVFKGTENYTEFPADLVVNTVEDAVDYILRKECT; encoded by the exons atgagaCTGCAAAAAATAGCTTCGGTCCTCAAGAACCGCAACAGAAAGCAGCAGCTCTTCACCACTGCGTTTTCACGCTCTTTTTCTCAACTTCTCTCGCAATCTCAAAg CAGAGGTTCATTTGGCATCGCGTTTGATATCGATGGTGTCATTCTTCGTGGCGAATCTCCAATCGGAGCTTCTCCTCGAGCTCTTCAACGATTATATCACCCTTCCG GTGCTTTGAGGattcctttcattttcttgacCAATG GAGGTGGCTTTCGTGAATCTAAAAGAGCAATGGAGTTAAGTACGCTTCTAGGCGTCCATATTTCACCTTTGCAG GTTGTACAGGGTCACACACCTTTTAAACAGCTGGTGAATAG ATTTGAGAACGAATTTGTTGTTGCTGTGGGCAAAGGAGAACCTGCTGCAGTGATGTCTGAATATGGATTTAA AAATGTTCTCTCAATAGATGAATATACATCTTATTTTGATGGCATTGATCCACTAGCACAATATAAGACATGGACAATTAAGCAGACTGCAAAGCATAGTAGTACTTCGGAGCAGACGACTACAGGAGACCAAATCCACTCACAGAGGGTTCAGGCAGCATTTATTGTTAGTGATTCTGTTGACTGGAGCAGAGACATTCAG GTCCTGTGTGATATTTTAAGAACCGGAGGTCTCCCTGGCAGGGAGATTGGACACCAACCACACTTGTATTTTGCAAGTGATGACCTTGCTTACCAG GCTGCTTTTCCTTCAGAGCGCCTTGGCATGGGAGCTTTCAGAATTGCACTAGAATCAGTATTCAATAG AATTCACCCTAAACCTCTAGAGTACACTTCTTTTGGAAAGCCAAATCCGTTTGTATTCAAGAATGCTGAAACTGTTTTAAAGCAGCTTTCATCTCTTCATTGTGGTACTGATCCTATGGATCATATGAATGCTGAAATTCATCATTTTACTACACTATATATGATAGGAGACAATCCTTCAGTTGACATTAGAGGTGCAAGACAG GCTGGACGTCCCTGGTTTTCTATCTTGACAAGGACAGGGGTTTTCAAGGGAACAGAAAACTATACTGAGTTTCCGGCAGATCTG GTTGTTAACACTGTAGAAGATGCTGTGGACTATATTTTGAGAAAGGAGTGCACCTAG